GTTGAGCAAACCCATGCGCACGGTGCCCGCCGTCGCAAAATCGCCCTCGTCGGCGTAGTAAGGGCCCTTCTTGTAATGGAGATCGCCCACCACCTCGGGGATCAGGAAGTTCAGGTCCGTGTAGCCCTGACCGTGGGCGTGCGTGGGCATGTTGATGGGCATGTCGTCGACTTCCGTGGCGAGATCCGTGCCGTGATCCAGATTGAACGCGCGCAGGAAATATTGATTCGCTTTGCCCTCGCCCGAGTGCTGGGTCACGATGAGGCCCGGAACGTTTTCCAGCAAGGCGCCCGGTCTCAGCAGCGGTTGGTTCTCAAGTTCCTGATGACCAACATCGCCCGATGAGGCGGCATCAAGGGTGCTGACCCCCGTGGCGGTCACGTCAACCGTTTCCAACGTCTTGACCTTGCCCGTGTCATCGTCCGCGAAGGCCGTATTTACCCCCTCCGTACCGGGAGCGGGCGCCATCACCGTTCCGACCGCCGCGACAAAAATCACCATGACAAACCTGGGATAAAGGAATTCGCACACGGAACAATAATGCATGGCCGCCGTTCTCAACATTCTCAGCATTATTTATTCTCCAAATATATTATCCGCCATGATTCGCGCCTCTTTTGCTTGGCTCGGTCATAAACGAAAGCTTCGTGACCCCCGCGCTTTGCAAGAGAGCCATCAGGCTCACGATCTGCCGGTAGGCGATCTCGCCGTCGGCGTGCAGCTCGACCGCCGGCGATTCGCCCCGTTCGATCCGCATCCTCAACATACGCTCCAGCTCCTCCCGGGTGATGGGGACGCCTTCCAAAAACAGTTGGAGATCCCGGTCGAGACTGACGACCAGGGCGTTCTTCACCGACGAGGTTTTTGCATCCGCCTTCGGCAAATTGACCTTGACGCTGTGCTTCAACAAAGGCGCGGTCACGATAAAAACGACCAGCAGCACAAGCATCACGTCGATCAGGGGAATCATGTTGATTTCACTCAACGGCCGCGGAGAGCCGTCTTCTTCCATCGGATCCGGCGCCATCTTCACTCCTTGATTCCGGACCCCGCACGATCGCGGGCCTGGTTTTCAGACAAGATCCGCCCGAGCAAATCCTGGGCAAACCTGTTCAACCCGTTGGCCAGCACCCTCAAACGGCGCACAAAGATGTTGTAGGCCACGACGGCCGGGATCGCGCAGGCCAGACCCGCCGCGGTCGCGATCAAAGCTTCGCCGATCGGACCGGCCACGACGTCCAAACCGGCGGCGCCGGTTTGGGAAATATCCTTGAGCGCGGACATAATCCCCACAACGGTTCCGAACAATCCGATGAACGGGGCGGTATTACCGATGGTCGCCAACAACCCGAGACCGGCTTCCGATCGGGTCATGCAGTCTTGAACCGCCTGTCGCAACGCGCGGGCGACTATCTCGGCCGAATCGCCGGCCCCTCTGTTCGCGATCCCAAATTGCTCACGATACCGTTCCAAGGCTCGCAATCCGCTATCGGTCAACTGGGCGTAGCCCCCTTTGAGGTCCGCGCTTTCTCCAATCCTTGCGGACAAAATCACTTTCGTATTCCAAAACTGCTGCGCATAGCGCTTGTCCGCGCGTAGGGCCCGCCAAAACTCCAACGCCTTGTACAGGATTAAAAACCAGGTAAGGAAGGACAAACCGACCAACAACCACAAAACGGCCGTGACGACCGGGCTGACCTGTTGCAGGTAGACCGCCCATCCGCCGCTTGTGACCGAATCCGTCGAACCCATGCTTCGCCTGCCTTGACGTCAGTTAAGCCGAAAACGAACCGGAACATCGACCCAGGCCGGGACCGACTGATCACCCCGCCGGGCCGGCACAAACAGCCAGCGTTCCACCGCCCGCAGGGCCGCGTCATCCAGAATTTGGGCTCCCGAGCTTTTCTCCAGCAGCACGCGATCCGGACGTCCGTCCGGATCGACAAGCACGCGGACGATCACCGTGCCCTGCAAACCCAGCCTTAGTGCCATTGGAGGATACTCCGGAATGGGGTTTTTCAGGTAGTCCGCGTCGAAAGCGGGATGGGTTTCCGGCAACATTTCTCTCGTCGACTCCCGACCCTTTTCAGAATCGGTTTGCGGACGGCTTTCCTTCGGCCCATCGGAAGGGACGGACGACGGGGGAACCGGCGACTCCGTCGTTTCCGCCTTTTTTTCAATTTCGGATGAGGGCGTCGGCGGCTCGGGGACCGGCGACGGGATCGGAATAAGCGGCTTGGGGACCGGTCGGGGGCTCGGCGCCCGCGTTTTTGGAGCCAGAGAGGGGCCGGGGGATGGCGCCGGAGCGATCAGGCTGATTTCGAGCGGCTGAGGCGGTCGTATAACCGGCATCGCCTTTATGAGTTGGAGGACGAACCATCCGCCCGAGAGATGGATCCCCAGCGAAAGCAGCGCGGCCGCCAGGATGCGGCGCGTTCGCGCCTCCATTGTCCATCCGAATTCATGAGACCCGATCATGATTGTTGTAGTCCTCGTTGCCGGCGGTCCGGCCGTGAGGGTTTGGTTCCATGTATCGTATTTATTTTCCTCTGGGAACCGCGCCGCCGAGCACGCCGAACATTCCGGGCAGGTCGGGCAGCGACTCGGCGCGGCCCGTCAGAAAATAGACGCCCACCACCAGGCTGAACAGGCCCGCCGCCACGCCGACCGCCACATACACGCCCCGTTCCCTCTGCGCACTAAGAAAGCCTGTGGCCGTGACCACGGCGATCAGGCTGTTGCTGAGGATAAGGCCCGCGACAAAGGTTCCCATCAACAGCAGACCACTCGCGACTCCGCTCGTCCCACCGACGGCGGCAATGAGAAGGACCTGCGATCCCGTTTCGGCGCCGATGCCGTGAATGATGCCCACGATGAAGGCGGAAACCGGACTGTACCGTGTCAGCCGGTGTCGATGTTCATGCGCGCGCCCCTCCAGCCACTCATGCATCCGGTGCCAGAGGTAGGCGATGCCGGAGAAAACCAGCATCCAGCGGCTGCGCAACCTGAACTCGGCCCGGCCGCGGAGATACTGGACCAGGGAGTAGAACACCCAGGCGGCCAGGAGGAGCAGCGTAAATCCCACGACCCGCTCGAGGATCGGGTCCACCCAAGCGGGCAGAAGCGCCTGGGCCAGGAGCGCCGCCGAACCGAGCGTGACCACCATGGCCGCATGGCCGAGCACGTACATCGTCGAGAGGAACAGAACGGGCCGCCCCGTGCGCAAGGCGGACACAAACGCACGGTCTCCCTTGCCCATGGCCCCCGCCTGCGGCGCGTCTCCCGTTCCGCCGGTGCTTGTGATGTCCGTGAAGGCCGCGATATGGTCCCAGTCGATCCCGTGGCGGAAACCGTAGAGAAACGAGGTGAGCAGCACCAGCCATAGATGTTCCATCATCGGCTTTCCCTCAGCCTCATGAGAGCGCCTTGCCGGTGGTCGTCATGCTCAGCTTGCCGTGTTTGACGCCTTTGGTCCCGATGAGACGATCCGCAATCGCCTTGACCGCCGCCCCCTTCCCCATCACGACCAGCACCTCCATGCAGTTCCGTTCATCCAGATGGACATGGAGCGTGGACTGGACCGCTTTGTGATATCGGTGCTGGAGATGGGCCAGCGTTTCGCCCAGCTCCCGGACGTCGTGATCGTAGACGATCGTGATCGTCCCGACGACCGCCTCCCCGAGCTTCCACTCCTCTTCGACCAGTTGATCGCGGATCAGGTCCCGGATCGCCTCGGACCGGTTGACGTATTTCTTGTCCCTGATCAGACGATCGAAGCCCTCCAGGAGATGGTGGTCGAGGGAAACCCCGAAACGGATGGTTTTCTTCATCGAGGGGGAACTCCTTCCGGAATCGTGTTACGATTTTATAGAATCGTAACACATTCGGGAAGGCGTGTCAAGGACGGGAAAGGCGGGGGCCGCGGAAACGAGGGGCCTGGAGAAGCCTCGCGACTGTCCAGGCCGTTGCGTAAAGCACTCCGAGGAGAACGACGTCCGCCGGGCCCACAGGCATATCCCAGGCATACGCAATATAGAAACCGATGAACGCCGCCGCGCCTCCAATCAACGATGCGAGCGCCGTGAACTGGCGCATGTTGCGCGCGAACAGGTGCGCGATCAGCGCGGGGATCAGCAAGAAGCCGAACGAAATCAGCGGACCGACGCTGAGCACCGCCATCGAAACGGTCAGTCCGATCAGGATATAGAGCAACACGTCCCAGAAAACGACGTTCTTGCGAAGGATCGCTGCCATGTCGCGGTCGAAGGAGACCAGGAGCAGCTCCTTCTGAAACATTCCCAGCACCGCGAGAACAAGCGCAAGCGTTGCCGCCGTCAGCGCAAGATCGAAATTGGAAACGGCGATGACCTCTCCTTTCAGCATGTCCAGCCAGCCGATCTCGCCGTAAGGGTTTTGTGACAGAAGCAAAATGCCCAAAGCCGAAGCCACGACGTATGCGGTGCCAAGCCGGGCTTCGGGTTGTCCGCGGCCTCTTCGCTCCATGAACGCCAGCGTCAGAATCGCGGCCAGAGAAAACGTGACCGAGCCCGCGAAGGCCAGCGTGTGAGCGCTCTGCGAACCGTGCTCCGCCGGATTGAAGCCGAGCCATAAAGGAAGTGACAGAGCGATCGCAACGCCCGTCGAGGAAATCTGAGGCAGCGCAATGCCCATAAACGCCAGCCGGCGCATCACGAGATAAACGCCGACCAAGGGGCAGGCGAGGCCGACGAGTATGCTGGTGTAAAGCGAATTGCGCAGGAGAAAATCGGGCGAGAGAATCTGATGAAGCGTTTCCATATCAGTCTCTCCCTTCTTCAAATATTTTCGTCATGCGTTCAGGTGTTAGCAAGTCGTGGGCTGTACCTTGGAAGACCTTTCCCTCATGGAGCCATACCACTTGATCGGCGTGCCTGCGCACCGCCGCAAAGTCGTGCGTGACGAGCAGGACGGTGATCTTCCTTTCCTGGCGAATCTGCGAAATGAAGTCCATCACGGCACGCGTTGTCGCGTGATCCACGCCGGCCGTCGGTTCGTCCAGCACCAGGATGCCGGGGCGAGCCGCCAGGGCACGGGCGATAAGCACACGTTGTTTCTGGCCTCCGGAGAGTTCGGCAAAGCGCTTACGGGCCAATTCCCCGGCGCCCGCCGCATGCAGGCATTCGCGCGCGAAGGCGCGTTCGGCGGCCGGGATGAAACGGCCTGCGCGAACGCGACCGTAGGTGCCCATCAGGGCGACCTCGAACGCCGTCAGCAAATAAACCGGGTCGAACTGAACGGCTTGAGGGACGTATCCAAACACTAGCGGTGCGTCCGCGGACGCGGCTTCGATGCGGCCGGCGACCGGTGGAAGCAGCCCGAGCACGGTTTTGAGCAGCGTCGTTTTGCCCGAGCCGTTGGCGCCGAGAATGGCGGTAAAACTGGCTCGGGCGATTGTGAGGGATATCCCGGACAGCACCGCTCGGCCTTTGTACCCGATACCCAGGTTCTCGAAAGTGATCAGGGGTTCATTCATGCTTTTTGTCCGTGTCCGCCCGGGTCTTCCGGGCGGACACACTCTCCCGCGGTTACTTTCTCGCCTGCACGGTCGCGACCATCGTGTGAACAATGTAGTCCATCATCTTAATGTAGGTCTCCGTCTGCGGCACGCCGCCCGGCATGATGGGCAGCGTTACCATCGTCGCGCCGGTTTGTTCGGCAATGCGTTCCGGCACCTTCTCGGGAAACTGCGGCTCCCGCACGACGATCGGCACACGCCCGGCCTTCATCCCGGCGATCAATTCCTCGATGTGACGCGGGGTCGGATCGATGCCGGGCCTCAGTTCGACCGTGCCGAAGAAGTTCATGCCGAAGCGCGCCGCGAAGTAGTTCCACTCCTCGTGATAGGAGATGAACTTCACGCCCTTGAGCGGGGCGGCTTCCTTTTCCCATTCGGCGATCTTGCCGTTGAGCTTGGCGAGATACGCGTCGCGGTTGCGCGTCAAATCCGCTTGATCCTGGGGGGCGAATGCGACCAGTGCTTTGTAGATGTTTTCGATCGCGGTCTTCGCCAATACCGGATCGAGCATGTAGTGCGGGTTCCCGTAGGGATGAACGTCGCCCGCGTAATGCTCGGTTGTTTTGGGCACGTCGAGCGGAACGATGCCCTGCGAACAATCCACGTAGCCGGACCGGTCTCTCTGGATGCGCGGATTCTTGCTCGCCTCCAGCAGCGCCGGTAAAAATGCGTGCTCCATTTCAAATCCCTCCGAAAGCAGCAAGTCCGCCCGGTTCATCATGGGCACAAAGCTGGGTTTCATCGGGACGCCGTGCGTGTCTTCGACGCCGGTGGCCAGGCTGTGGACCTCGACCAGGTCTCCGCCGATCTCGCGGGTAAAGTCGGCCATGTCGGTCAGCGTCGAGACGACCCGGATCTTGGCGGCATGAGCCGGCGCCGTCCATCCGGACAAGGCCGCCGCGAGCGCGATGATCGATAATAATCTTACTAAGGGTTTCATGGAATATTCCTCCTGTCCAGAGTTAGCGCTGCTGCCAGCCATGCGCGTGCGAGCCGATGATCCAGGCCCATTGCATATAAACCGCGCTATCCGAACGCAAGCCCGA
This DNA window, taken from Nitrospiria bacterium, encodes the following:
- a CDS encoding biopolymer transporter ExbD → MAPDPMEEDGSPRPLSEINMIPLIDVMLVLLVVFIVTAPLLKHSVKVNLPKADAKTSSVKNALVVSLDRDLQLFLEGVPITREELERMLRMRIERGESPAVELHADGEIAYRQIVSLMALLQSAGVTKLSFMTEPSKRGANHGG
- a CDS encoding MotA/TolQ/ExbB proton channel family protein, whose protein sequence is MGSTDSVTSGGWAVYLQQVSPVVTAVLWLLVGLSFLTWFLILYKALEFWRALRADKRYAQQFWNTKVILSARIGESADLKGGYAQLTDSGLRALERYREQFGIANRGAGDSAEIVARALRQAVQDCMTRSEAGLGLLATIGNTAPFIGLFGTVVGIMSALKDISQTGAAGLDVVAGPIGEALIATAAGLACAIPAVVAYNIFVRRLRVLANGLNRFAQDLLGRILSENQARDRAGSGIKE
- a CDS encoding energy transducer TonB, coding for MEARTRRILAAALLSLGIHLSGGWFVLQLIKAMPVIRPPQPLEISLIAPAPSPGPSLAPKTRAPSPRPVPKPLIPIPSPVPEPPTPSSEIEKKAETTESPVPPSSVPSDGPKESRPQTDSEKGRESTREMLPETHPAFDADYLKNPIPEYPPMALRLGLQGTVIVRVLVDPDGRPDRVLLEKSSGAQILDDAALRAVERWLFVPARRGDQSVPAWVDVPVRFRLN
- the nikR gene encoding nickel-responsive transcriptional regulator NikR — protein: MKKTIRFGVSLDHHLLEGFDRLIRDKKYVNRSEAIRDLIRDQLVEEEWKLGEAVVGTITIVYDHDVRELGETLAHLQHRYHKAVQSTLHVHLDERNCMEVLVVMGKGAAVKAIADRLIGTKGVKHGKLSMTTTGKALS
- a CDS encoding metal ABC transporter permease, encoding METLHQILSPDFLLRNSLYTSILVGLACPLVGVYLVMRRLAFMGIALPQISSTGVAIALSLPLWLGFNPAEHGSQSAHTLAFAGSVTFSLAAILTLAFMERRGRGQPEARLGTAYVVASALGILLLSQNPYGEIGWLDMLKGEVIAVSNFDLALTAATLALVLAVLGMFQKELLLVSFDRDMAAILRKNVVFWDVLLYILIGLTVSMAVLSVGPLISFGFLLIPALIAHLFARNMRQFTALASLIGGAAAFIGFYIAYAWDMPVGPADVVLLGVLYATAWTVARLLQAPRFRGPRLSRP
- a CDS encoding metal ABC transporter ATP-binding protein; this encodes MNEPLITFENLGIGYKGRAVLSGISLTIARASFTAILGANGSGKTTLLKTVLGLLPPVAGRIEAASADAPLVFGYVPQAVQFDPVYLLTAFEVALMGTYGRVRAGRFIPAAERAFARECLHAAGAGELARKRFAELSGGQKQRVLIARALAARPGILVLDEPTAGVDHATTRAVMDFISQIRQERKITVLLVTHDFAAVRRHADQVVWLHEGKVFQGTAHDLLTPERMTKIFEEGRD
- a CDS encoding metal ABC transporter substrate-binding protein; its protein translation is MKPLVRLLSIIALAAALSGWTAPAHAAKIRVVSTLTDMADFTREIGGDLVEVHSLATGVEDTHGVPMKPSFVPMMNRADLLLSEGFEMEHAFLPALLEASKNPRIQRDRSGYVDCSQGIVPLDVPKTTEHYAGDVHPYGNPHYMLDPVLAKTAIENIYKALVAFAPQDQADLTRNRDAYLAKLNGKIAEWEKEAAPLKGVKFISYHEEWNYFAARFGMNFFGTVELRPGIDPTPRHIEELIAGMKAGRVPIVVREPQFPEKVPERIAEQTGATMVTLPIMPGGVPQTETYIKMMDYIVHTMVATVQARK